The window ACTCATGACCAGTAAAGTCTGTCTCGTCACGGGTGTCGGTGGTGCAACAGGGGCGGCGATCAGCCGCCGGTTCGCGCGTGACGGCTACCAGGTGGGGATGCTTGCGCGGAACCGCGATCGCTTGAAAGACCTGGAGCGAGAGATTGCGCACAGCAAGGCATATGTCTGCGACGTCGCTGATCTGGAGGCACTGGCCAGGACCATATCCGCAGTGCGGACGGATCTCGGAAAGCCATCGGTTGTGGTGCACAATGCGGTGTCGGCCACGTTTGGGACCTTTCTTGACGCGAATCCCGCAGATCTGGAGCGTAACTTTCGGGTCAACACCACCGCACTGCTCCATCTGGCGCGCGAGGTCGCGCCGGACATGATTTCGGCCGGCAAGGGGTCGATTATCGTGACCGGCAACACGTCCTCGCTCCGTGGCGTGCCGAACTACGCGCTGTTCGCGCCGACCAAGGCTGCGCAGCGAATCCTCGCGGAGTCGATGGCGCGCGACCTGGGTCCGAAGCGGGTTCACGTCGGTTATGTCACGATCGATGGTTCGATCCAATCTCCCTGGCTCAGCGAAGATGGGCGCAAGCCTCCCGCCTGGCACCCGCCGCCGGCTGACTGGTCGAGAGCGCCTGAAGAGTGGTTTGTCGATCCGGACGCGATTGCGGAAGAGGTGTTTCGGATGGCGCATCAGCACCCATCCGCATGGACATTCGACATCATCATCCGGCCGTTTGCCGAGAAGTGGTGATGAAGATCGAGCTCCCTGGTCGGTCCGATGAAGCATGACGAGCACACCACGGTAACCCTCCAGGCGGTCGTCGCGATTGGCCTGACGATCGTCTTGTGGTCGGGAGCATTCCCGGGCATCCGGGCCGCGCTGCGTTCATTCTCTCCGTCCGAATTGGCGTTCTTGCGCTTCGCAATCGCCTCACTGGCGCTCGGAGTCTATTGGCTGTTTGCGCGACCCGCACTTCCACGACGACGTGATTGGCCCCGTTTGTTCCTCGCGGGGGTCTCGGGCATTACGGCATATAATCTTCTGCTGAACTCCGGTGAGTTGACGACAAGCGCCGGCGCAGCGAGCTTCATCGTGAACTTGACGCCGATGTTCGCCCTGATCATCGGATTTTTGAGCACAGGCGAACGCGTAACGCCGTGGGTGCTGGTCGGCACGTTGGTCAGCTTCGCCGGCGCAGCAACGATCGCGTTCGGCAGCACACCGGACATGCGCTTCGATATCGGCGCGCTCTTTGTTGCCGCCGCAGCTTTCTGCTTTGCGTTGAGCTTTGTTTTTCAGCGTCCTTTACTGGCACATGTCGGGCCGATCGGCGTGGCGACGGCCATGATATGGGTTGCGACCGCAACTTTGGTCCCGTTCGCGCCCGGCGCTCTTTCGACACTTCAAAATGCTTCGGGCGAAGCCATCGTCGCGGTCGTGTTTCTCGGTGTTGGACCCTCGATGCTTGCCTATGTGGCCTGGTCGCACGCGCTCGCGGTATATCCGGTCAGCAGAGCGACCAGCTTTCTCTACCTCGTGCCGCCCATGACGCTGGCCTTTTCGTTCGTCTGGATCGGTGAAATCCCCTCAGGCCTGACCATCATCGGTGGAATCCTGACACTGACCGGGGTCGTGGTGGTCAACACGATCGGCCAGCTTACGACGCGCGGCCGCGTCATCCAGCCTCGAAACTGAACCTGGAAACTGATTTGGTCTTGTCCCCGAATATTCGTGGCAGCCTGTTGATGGCCACTGCCATGGCGAGCTTCACGATGAATGACGCGATCACCAAGTCCGCGTCGGCCGAGATGAACTTCGGCCAGGTGATGCTGGTGCGTGGCGTGTTCGCGATTGTGCTGATTGCAGCGCTTGCGCTGCATCAGCGCGCGATGCGGCCGCTGCGCACGCTGATGATGAAGCCAGTCGCGCTGCGGATAGCTGGCGAAGTCGGCGCGACGATACTGTTCCTGGCGGCGATCGTGAACTTGCCTCTGGCCAATACCACGGCGGTCCTTCAGGTACTGCCGCTGGCCATTACGCTGGGGGCGGCGTTGATGTTCGGTGAGCCCGTCGGCTGGCGGCGCTGGCTGGCCGTCACGGCCGGCTTCACCGGCGTTCTCATCATCGTTCGGCCGGGAGTCGAAGGCTTCAACCAGCTTTCGCTGTTCGCGCTGCTTTCGGTGATCTTCTGCGCCGTCCGCGATCTCGCGACCAAACGGATACCGGCGCAAATTCCATCGCTGTTCATTACCCTGCTGACGGCTGTCGCGGTGACGGTCGCCGGAGCCGCGATACTTGGTCCGCTCGGCGGCTGGACGCCGTTATCCGGCCGCGCACTCGGTCTGCTGGCGCTCGCGGCGGTTCTTCTCCTGATCGGTTATCAATGCATCATCATGGCGCTGCGAACAGGCGCCATCTCGGCGGTGGCGCCGTTTCGCTATTCCGCGCTGCTGTGGGCGATGCTGCTCGGCTACCTGGTGTTCGGCGACGTGCCCGACGCCCTGATGGCGACAGGCGCTACGATCATTGTTCTCTCGGGCCTCTACGCCTTTGACCGCGAGCGCAAGCGTGACCGGCCCGTCGCGGCACGCGCATCCGGCCTACCGCCCGACGGGCTGTGATCGTTCATCCGGAATGGAACAAGCTCTAGAATGACCACAGCTTCACCCAGCGTCCGAGAAACTGGTACGCGACGGCAGCGGACCATCCAACGTCGTTGGTATTGTAGATCACCTGGCCGCTGAAATAGTCGTTGTTCACCTCGACACCCGGCCTTGGTGGACTGTCGAAGAATGGCCATGCCGAGATCGCGGTGGCCGACAGGCCCGCAAGCAACACCGCGACGCCGATCGTCATCTCTGCACCAGGAGACCAATTCAAATCGTTCGCCGAAAACTCCCGATTGGCTGTAATTTTTGTGAAGCTGTCGGGGTTGTAGAAACTCTTGCTGCTGAGAGCAGCCCTCCCGAGGTTTCGAACCCCCTGATTCAGGCGCGGACCGATGGCGAACCCAAAGCCGAGGTCGGCCAGCAGGAAGATGAACTTGTCTGAGGTATCGAAGTTGTTGAAAAGATAGACCGTCCCGCGCGCGCCCAGGCCCAGGGCCGCATTGGCGCCGCCAATGGCGTACGCGCCCCAGTTTTTTGACGGTGTGTTCACGGACATGCGTTGTCTCCCGCTGAGGTCTCACCAAAACGGAACCTTCGTCGTCGGAGTTTTGGCTTCCAGTTGAATGTCCAGCCCAACGCTTGGTCGCAGCCATCGCAGAGCTCGTTCAAACGGCGGAGATGGAATGCGTTGCGGTCCGCAACTGCGATGCTTTCATTCCACGCGCATCGCTTGTCTTTGCCGGCTTCTCGTCTGCTTCGTTGGGCGTCGACACAAGTGGGTGCAGCAATCATTTGAGAGATGGCATCGTCACACGATGCAGCGCATACATTTGTCGTAGCGCGAATGCTCGTTTCTTAATGATTGAGGCAGTATCGTGTCACCTGAACGCAAGCCAAGGTGAGGACGCTTTGCATGACGACGCACGATTTGCTGACGGCGCTGTTCTCGTGGTGGCCGTTTGTCATGCTGATAGGCGCTTACCTTCTGGCGACACGCTTCCTCCGCCCGCGCTCAACAACAGAGATCGTCGAGCTGTACAAACAGCAGATCGCGGAAACGCGGCGTACGAACGATGTGCTGGAGAGGATCGCGGCAACTCTTGAGAAGCGTTCGCTGGAAAATTCTGCGTCTTGACCCGGATGGCATTCTGCGAAGCGCGTGAACGCGAAGCAGGATGGTGCCCCTGGCCGGCAATCGCTTAGTACCATAACCATTTGAATTTGAAGTCACTTTTATCGTCGATTGCTGCCGATACCAGCACAAATACCAGCAGGATGACGCGCGGTATCGACGACAAAAATAAGACAGCAGGCTTCCCGTAGCGGGCACGCCTATGCCGTTCCGGACTCCACAATCGCTCTGATCGGAATCGAACACGGCTCTCACCCGAAATCCCGGAGAGATCTACCGCGAGGTTAAGGGTAGGCTCTTGTCATGCGTGCCCCATCCATTGTCCTCCGCGATGCCGAGTGAGAGACCTAATTCGTACTGGACGACCTCGGGGCGACTCGATTGCCGCTCGGTGCGGGACCGACGCCGAAAGCGCTGATCGCGCGACGCCGATTTTCGTACCGCGGGCAGCAACGTGCCGTAGTCGGCGTTCTCGCCAGTGCTGTATGTTTCGAACCGAGGAAGAAGAAAGTCGGTCGGCGGGGCCATGAACGAAAGAATGGGGAAAAGGAAACGTAGGCGTCTCGCCGCCAAGGGATTGCTTCCTTGTAAGAAGCCGCCACGCTACTTCCACGGCGGCAACTTCGGCCTACTGATAGGCGAGTATATTTTGCCGCCGTCGGTGACCGGCGTACCGCAAAATGGCGATGTTTCGCCAGATATCCGTCGGAACGATCGCATCTACATGGTGAAGCTATTTGACCAAGCTGCAATTTGGGCAGCTCACCACGAATATCCGCGCATTTATGAAGTTGAAGTCGAGTGCGTGGTCGAAGATGATCCTGACGCGCCAGGGACCGCTTTCCAGTGTGAGAAGGCACGCATCGTCAACGTCCACAAGATTCCGCCGGAAATGCTTTTGGCCGCGAGGAAAAGGCTGCTTCTGTGATCGGACAGCTTGCTACGATCCTTACGAGAAATCCGCTCGGGTGATCGCCGATTGGTAGTTCGACTGCGCAAGTGCCTCTTCGAAGGGACCATCGAGAGCAACGCGCATTGAGGAAATCATAGCTCTCGGTCGTGACGAGCCTAACGGAGACGCGCGCTTGCGGCCCCAGCCGTCAACCATTCGAAAAACTTCGTCTCGAGCTCTTGCTTAGCCACCCACGCCAGTCGTCGGCCAGGCGCCCGTTCGCAGCGTGAATCCAGCCGACGGCGTTTTGACCGTTCGCGAGCAAGCGACTTGCTCCTCCAACGAGAGTAACGGTATATAGGTAGGGAATTCGCAAGACTGTTTACCGCTAGTTGTGCGGCATGCAAAGGTCAGTCAGGGAGCTGAACGAGCGTTGGAACGCCCGGTTGATAGATGGCATGGGTCGGCGGCGGGGAAAATCGACAAAGGGTGGCGAGGCCGCATTGCTTATCGTCGGGGCGATGATCGCTGCTGCCGTTGCGATCTACCACTTTGTCGTCGAGAACGCCGCTGTGATCGGAGCAGCCGCCATCGTCTGCGGTGG is drawn from Bradyrhizobium prioriisuperbiae and contains these coding sequences:
- a CDS encoding SDR family NAD(P)-dependent oxidoreductase — translated: MTSKVCLVTGVGGATGAAISRRFARDGYQVGMLARNRDRLKDLEREIAHSKAYVCDVADLEALARTISAVRTDLGKPSVVVHNAVSATFGTFLDANPADLERNFRVNTTALLHLAREVAPDMISAGKGSIIVTGNTSSLRGVPNYALFAPTKAAQRILAESMARDLGPKRVHVGYVTIDGSIQSPWLSEDGRKPPAWHPPPADWSRAPEEWFVDPDAIAEEVFRMAHQHPSAWTFDIIIRPFAEKW
- a CDS encoding DMT family transporter, whose protein sequence is MVLSPNIRGSLLMATAMASFTMNDAITKSASAEMNFGQVMLVRGVFAIVLIAALALHQRAMRPLRTLMMKPVALRIAGEVGATILFLAAIVNLPLANTTAVLQVLPLAITLGAALMFGEPVGWRRWLAVTAGFTGVLIIVRPGVEGFNQLSLFALLSVIFCAVRDLATKRIPAQIPSLFITLLTAVAVTVAGAAILGPLGGWTPLSGRALGLLALAAVLLLIGYQCIIMALRTGAISAVAPFRYSALLWAMLLGYLVFGDVPDALMATGATIIVLSGLYAFDRERKRDRPVAARASGLPPDGL
- a CDS encoding DMT family transporter translates to MKHDEHTTVTLQAVVAIGLTIVLWSGAFPGIRAALRSFSPSELAFLRFAIASLALGVYWLFARPALPRRRDWPRLFLAGVSGITAYNLLLNSGELTTSAGAASFIVNLTPMFALIIGFLSTGERVTPWVLVGTLVSFAGAATIAFGSTPDMRFDIGALFVAAAAFCFALSFVFQRPLLAHVGPIGVATAMIWVATATLVPFAPGALSTLQNASGEAIVAVVFLGVGPSMLAYVAWSHALAVYPVSRATSFLYLVPPMTLAFSFVWIGEIPSGLTIIGGILTLTGVVVVNTIGQLTTRGRVIQPRN